In bacterium YEK0313, one genomic interval encodes:
- a CDS encoding transcriptional regulator EutR, producing MQPDTYDPVSPAPLARFGLVDTRSPDEAREAVGRIFCPHFLTPLTREASGFHARHHSASQAGYSVNFVAYGSAVEIDPGELSRFFLLQVPVRGAAQVRCGTVVADAAAGRGATVLSPTLPTRMIWQDGCQKIIVLIRREELERLCGAMLDRPNMTVEFSTGIDLTQSAGAALFRHVDLMRAAADGAGPVPEPYQVLLRDGLATLMLTGLVHDRSASIGRPAPLPGPAAVRRAEDYLVGHAGEAIAMADVARAAGTSLRALQEAFRQHRGHTLTERLQQIRLERLRAALADGSDDSSVTEMIFRSGLGHAGRAAAAYAARYGETPSQTKRRR from the coding sequence ATGCAGCCAGACACATACGACCCGGTCTCGCCGGCGCCGCTCGCGCGCTTCGGCCTCGTCGATACGCGCTCGCCCGACGAGGCGCGCGAGGCGGTGGGGCGCATCTTCTGCCCGCATTTCCTGACCCCGCTTACGCGCGAGGCGAGCGGTTTCCATGCGCGCCACCACAGCGCATCCCAGGCCGGCTATTCCGTGAATTTCGTGGCCTATGGCAGTGCGGTCGAGATCGATCCCGGGGAGCTCAGCCGCTTCTTCCTGCTGCAGGTGCCGGTGCGCGGCGCGGCGCAGGTACGGTGCGGCACCGTCGTCGCCGATGCCGCCGCCGGTCGCGGCGCCACGGTCCTGTCACCCACCCTGCCGACACGCATGATCTGGCAGGACGGCTGCCAGAAGATCATCGTGCTGATCCGCCGCGAAGAGCTCGAACGGCTCTGCGGCGCCATGCTCGACCGGCCGAACATGACGGTGGAATTCTCGACCGGCATCGACCTCACTCAATCGGCCGGGGCGGCGCTCTTCCGGCATGTCGACCTGATGCGGGCCGCCGCCGACGGCGCCGGGCCGGTTCCGGAGCCCTATCAGGTGCTGCTGCGGGACGGCCTGGCGACGCTCATGCTGACCGGGCTCGTCCATGACAGGAGCGCGTCGATCGGGCGGCCGGCGCCTCTTCCCGGCCCGGCGGCCGTGAGACGGGCCGAGGACTATCTCGTCGGCCATGCCGGCGAGGCCATCGCCATGGCCGATGTCGCCCGGGCCGCCGGCACCAGCCTGCGCGCGCTGCAGGAGGCGTTTCGCCAGCATCGCGGCCACACCCTGACCGAACGGCTGCAGCAGATCAGGCTCGAACGCCTGCGCGCGGCGCTTGCCGACGGCAGCGACGACAGCAGCGTGACCGAAATGATCTTCCGCTCAGGCCTCGGCCATGCCGGCCGCGCCGCCGCGGCCTATGCCGCCCGCTACGGCGAGACGCCGTCGCAGACGAAGCGCAGACGGTGA
- the lrp_5 gene encoding Leucine-responsive regulatory protein — MSRSLDAIDRKILTEQTANGRLSMSELAGRVGLSTSPCWQRVKRLELDGTIQSYAAILDQSRLGLTETVIIEVTLERHDDEVLERFGAAMAALPEVLEAYLTTGEYDYFLKVAVSGTAGYEEFLRKKLYKIPGVRHSRSCFALKCLKRSLSVVPEH, encoded by the coding sequence ATGTCCCGTTCCCTGGACGCGATCGACCGCAAGATCCTGACCGAGCAGACCGCCAACGGCCGCCTGTCGATGAGCGAGCTCGCCGGCCGGGTCGGCCTGTCGACCAGCCCGTGCTGGCAGCGCGTGAAGCGCCTCGAGCTCGACGGCACGATCCAGAGCTATGCGGCGATCCTCGATCAGTCCCGTCTCGGCCTCACCGAGACCGTCATCATCGAAGTGACGCTGGAGCGCCACGACGACGAGGTGCTGGAACGGTTCGGCGCCGCCATGGCGGCGCTGCCGGAGGTGCTGGAGGCCTATCTGACGACCGGCGAATACGACTACTTCCTCAAGGTCGCGGTCAGCGGCACGGCCGGGTACGAGGAGTTCCTCCGCAAGAAGCTCTACAAGATCCCCGGCGTGCGCCACTCGCGCTCGTGTTTCGCGCTGAAGTGCCTGAAGCGCAGCCTGTCCGTCGTGCCCGAGCACTGA
- the qdoI gene encoding Quercetin 2,3-dioxygenase, with product MAALDKGITEKGTGYAGKTWNILGQVYFPKAVCESTFAFETNSEPGQFVPVHVHPTQEEFILVQEGELDLKLDGKWLKAKAGDLVRMPRGVPHGYFNKSDKPARALFWVSPARMLEELFNNLHNVADPQEVVKISARHEVEFLPPEANA from the coding sequence ATGGCTGCGCTCGACAAGGGCATTACCGAGAAAGGCACCGGCTACGCCGGCAAGACCTGGAACATTCTGGGCCAGGTCTATTTCCCGAAGGCCGTCTGCGAGAGCACCTTCGCCTTCGAGACCAACAGCGAGCCCGGCCAGTTCGTGCCGGTCCATGTCCATCCGACCCAGGAGGAGTTCATCCTGGTGCAGGAGGGCGAGCTCGACCTGAAGCTGGACGGCAAATGGCTGAAGGCGAAAGCCGGCGACCTCGTGCGCATGCCGCGCGGTGTCCCCCACGGCTATTTCAACAAGTCTGACAAGCCGGCGCGCGCGCTGTTCTGGGTCTCCCCCGCGCGCATGCTGGAGGAGCTGTTCAACAACCTCCACAACGTCGCCGACCCGCAGGAGGTGGTGAAGATCTCGGCGCGCCACGAGGTCGAGTTCCTGCCGCCCGAGGCCAATGCGTGA
- the mymA gene encoding Putative FAD-containing monooxygenase MymA — MVAQKNVCIIGAGISGLAAGKVFKQHGHRITILERAGGIGGVWDPARSYPDVQTQSPKELYRYTSKAMPADFPEWPKGPQVHRYLTDFAEDNGLTEHIRLGVRVTGMARRGEGRPGWVLDLETPGGTAREDYDFVAVCTGQFSDKNVVVHPGDEAFKAAGGVIVHSSDYNDPAALKGKRVIVLGGSKSATDIAVNAVRAGASAVTNVMREPVWRIPYFLGGLINFKRVIYCRAQEEMFRGWGAGTRSRLLHGVSRPFTWANWRALESLLKVQFKLKKVGMVPKVPIEETINCSVPIATPGYFPMLADGRLKAELGTIERYDGRTVVLSSGKRLEADVVILATGWKLGVPFLPEDYRKRLVDPDGQYRLYRIIANPDVPDMGFVGFNSSFATVLCAEMAANWLVRYADGQLARQPTAAQMRENIEMMLHFRRVERPAAGVYGGLCVAPYHFRHLDELLDDIGATERRRSPLVEKFTPPDADAFARYLASAPQYRVAE; from the coding sequence ATGGTTGCCCAGAAGAATGTCTGCATCATCGGCGCCGGCATTTCCGGCCTCGCCGCCGGCAAGGTGTTCAAGCAGCACGGCCACAGGATCACGATCCTCGAGCGGGCCGGCGGCATCGGCGGCGTCTGGGATCCCGCCCGTTCCTATCCGGACGTGCAGACGCAAAGTCCGAAGGAACTCTATCGCTATACCAGCAAGGCCATGCCGGCCGATTTTCCGGAATGGCCGAAGGGGCCGCAGGTCCACCGCTATCTCACCGACTTTGCCGAGGACAACGGCTTGACCGAGCATATCAGGCTCGGCGTCCGCGTGACCGGCATGGCCCGGCGCGGCGAGGGCAGGCCCGGCTGGGTGCTGGATCTGGAGACGCCCGGGGGGACGGCGCGCGAGGACTATGACTTCGTCGCCGTCTGCACCGGCCAGTTCAGCGACAAGAACGTGGTGGTTCATCCGGGCGACGAGGCCTTCAAGGCGGCCGGCGGCGTCATCGTTCATTCCTCGGACTACAACGATCCAGCCGCCCTCAAGGGCAAGCGCGTGATCGTGCTCGGCGGCTCGAAATCGGCGACCGACATTGCCGTCAACGCGGTCAGGGCCGGCGCATCGGCCGTCACCAACGTGATGCGCGAACCGGTCTGGCGCATTCCCTATTTCCTCGGTGGCCTGATCAACTTCAAGCGCGTCATCTACTGCCGCGCCCAGGAGGAGATGTTCCGCGGCTGGGGCGCAGGCACGCGCTCGCGCCTTCTCCACGGAGTGAGCAGGCCTTTCACCTGGGCCAATTGGCGGGCGCTGGAAAGCCTTCTGAAGGTGCAGTTCAAGCTGAAGAAGGTCGGCATGGTGCCGAAGGTGCCGATCGAGGAGACGATCAACTGCTCGGTTCCGATCGCGACCCCGGGCTATTTTCCGATGCTTGCCGACGGGCGGCTCAAGGCGGAGCTCGGCACGATCGAGCGCTATGACGGCCGCACCGTCGTGCTCAGCAGCGGCAAGCGGCTTGAGGCCGATGTCGTCATCCTCGCAACGGGATGGAAGCTCGGCGTGCCGTTCCTTCCCGAGGACTACCGCAAGCGGCTGGTCGATCCCGACGGGCAGTACCGGCTCTATCGCATCATTGCCAATCCCGACGTGCCGGATATGGGCTTCGTCGGCTTCAACTCGTCCTTCGCGACGGTTCTCTGCGCGGAAATGGCGGCCAACTGGCTGGTGCGCTACGCCGACGGCCAGCTCGCCCGCCAGCCGACAGCCGCGCAGATGCGCGAGAATATCGAGATGATGCTGCATTTCCGGCGGGTCGAGCGGCCGGCGGCCGGCGTCTATGGCGGGCTCTGCGTCGCGCCCTACCATTTCCGGCATCTCGACGAACTGCTCGACGACATCGGTGCCACGGAGCGCCGCCGCAGCCCGCTGGTCGAAAAGTTCACGCCGCCCGATGCCGACGCCTTCGCACGCTATCTCGCCTCGGCGCCGCAATATCGGGTGGCGGAGTGA